From Leifsonia sp. fls2-241-R2A-40a, one genomic window encodes:
- a CDS encoding MMPL family transporter: protein MSSFLYSLGRVAYRARRLVLAVWLGALVLMFVGTGLLSHGTDNTFTIPGTESQQALDALARTFPEVSGASAQLIAVAPKGGDVRDPSFQSAVEKAVEEIAAIPQVTSASSPYSGPSTGNISADSSAALVPIQLSVGTVDVSQSTKDALQQAGRTLQKDLPPGSQVAVGGQVFSSSPAGISVTELLGLAVAFLVLIATFLSVIAAAMPLINALLGAGLSLAIIFAATHWLTIASTTPLLALMLGLAVGIDYALFIISRHQEQVRKGMEPEESAARAVATAGSAVVFAAVTVIIALLGLAVARIPFLTTMGVAAALAVAIAVLISTTLTPALLGFAGVRIVPKRARPGWAEQHAAERAKRAEHAEHAAAKRPPARPARAPRPRPDHPVARGWVRAVTRIPVLTIVVVVGLLGALTLPAMSLRLALPDAGSLDETEPARVTYDLVAEHFGPGYNGPLIVTGSVIGSSDPVRLMNDLGAELRTVPGVAAVPLSTPNPTGDTGIAQVVPTGAPDSVETQDLAATLRSMHDHFEHEYGIDLAVTGYTAAGIDISERLGAALLPFALLVVGLSLVLLTMVFRSIVVPVTAALGYLLSIGAAFGVTSLVFQSGLFAGPLHVAHVGSVISFMPIILMGVLFGLAMDYEVFLASRMREQYVHGDSPRDAVHNGFVGSARVVTAAAVIMFAVFAAFIPEGDASIQPIALGLAVGVAIDAFVVRMTLIPAVLVLFGRAAWWIPRALDRVLPKFDIEGEGLRAELDAADWPVRDEPYAVAAAGVRAGGSGPLDLMVLPGEVSVVGDPEHTALALALTGRGPVGAGRLKVAGLLLPTRRGSARAASALVLVDRTADAVAAVRDALSAHPGLLVVDGAASVVGAERERLAAALRDAAADGVAVVLTDGDTVSITDLRPAAGDPVSAGMAAPPATSI from the coding sequence ATGTCGTCCTTCCTGTACTCGCTCGGCCGCGTCGCCTACCGGGCGCGTCGGCTGGTTCTGGCGGTCTGGCTGGGCGCGCTGGTGCTGATGTTCGTCGGCACCGGGCTGCTGAGTCACGGCACCGACAACACCTTCACCATCCCGGGGACGGAGTCCCAGCAGGCATTGGATGCGCTGGCGCGCACCTTCCCGGAAGTCAGCGGTGCATCGGCGCAGCTGATCGCCGTCGCGCCGAAGGGCGGCGACGTGCGCGACCCGTCGTTCCAGTCGGCGGTGGAGAAGGCGGTGGAGGAGATCGCCGCCATCCCGCAGGTGACGTCCGCCTCCTCGCCGTACTCCGGACCGTCGACCGGCAACATCAGCGCGGACTCCTCGGCTGCGCTTGTGCCCATCCAGCTCTCGGTCGGGACGGTGGATGTGTCGCAGAGCACGAAGGATGCGCTGCAGCAGGCGGGGAGAACGCTGCAGAAGGACCTCCCGCCGGGGTCGCAGGTCGCCGTCGGCGGGCAGGTGTTCTCGTCCAGTCCCGCCGGCATCAGTGTCACAGAGCTGCTGGGACTCGCGGTGGCGTTCCTCGTCCTGATCGCGACCTTCCTGTCGGTGATCGCGGCAGCCATGCCGCTGATCAATGCCCTGCTGGGGGCCGGCCTGTCGCTCGCGATCATCTTCGCCGCCACCCACTGGCTGACCATCGCCTCCACCACCCCGCTGCTCGCGCTCATGCTGGGGCTGGCGGTCGGGATCGACTATGCGCTGTTCATCATCTCGCGGCACCAGGAACAGGTGCGCAAGGGCATGGAGCCGGAGGAGTCCGCCGCCCGCGCGGTGGCGACCGCCGGCTCGGCGGTTGTCTTCGCCGCCGTCACCGTCATCATCGCGCTGCTCGGACTCGCGGTCGCGCGCATCCCCTTCCTCACCACCATGGGCGTCGCCGCAGCGCTGGCGGTCGCCATCGCCGTGCTGATCTCGACGACGCTCACTCCGGCGCTTCTCGGCTTCGCCGGGGTGCGGATCGTCCCCAAGCGGGCGCGGCCGGGATGGGCGGAACAGCACGCCGCCGAGCGGGCGAAGCGCGCGGAGCACGCGGAGCACGCAGCCGCGAAGCGGCCGCCCGCGAGACCGGCGCGGGCGCCGCGCCCCCGCCCCGACCATCCCGTGGCCCGGGGCTGGGTCCGTGCCGTCACGCGCATCCCGGTCCTCACGATCGTGGTGGTCGTCGGCCTCCTCGGGGCGCTCACCCTTCCCGCGATGTCCCTCAGGCTCGCCCTGCCCGACGCCGGCTCGCTGGATGAGACGGAGCCCGCCCGTGTGACGTACGACCTGGTGGCGGAGCACTTCGGCCCCGGGTACAACGGGCCGCTGATCGTGACCGGGTCGGTGATCGGGAGCAGCGATCCGGTCAGGCTGATGAACGACCTGGGCGCCGAGCTGCGCACCGTCCCGGGCGTCGCGGCCGTCCCGCTCTCCACCCCGAACCCCACCGGCGACACCGGTATCGCCCAGGTCGTTCCGACCGGCGCGCCCGACTCGGTGGAGACCCAGGACCTCGCGGCGACCCTCCGCTCGATGCACGACCACTTCGAGCACGAGTACGGCATCGACCTCGCCGTGACCGGCTACACCGCGGCCGGCATCGACATCTCGGAGCGGCTCGGCGCAGCACTGCTGCCGTTCGCGCTGCTGGTCGTCGGCCTGTCGCTCGTCCTCCTCACGATGGTGTTCCGGTCGATCGTGGTGCCGGTGACCGCGGCGCTCGGTTACCTGCTGAGCATCGGCGCCGCCTTCGGCGTGACCAGCCTCGTCTTCCAGAGCGGCCTGTTCGCCGGTCCGCTCCACGTCGCCCACGTCGGCTCGGTGATCAGCTTCATGCCGATCATCCTGATGGGCGTGCTGTTCGGCCTGGCCATGGACTATGAAGTGTTCCTGGCCAGCCGGATGCGCGAGCAGTACGTGCACGGCGACTCCCCCCGGGATGCGGTGCACAACGGGTTCGTCGGCTCGGCGCGGGTGGTGACCGCCGCTGCGGTGATCATGTTCGCGGTGTTCGCCGCGTTCATCCCGGAGGGCGACGCATCCATCCAGCCGATCGCGCTCGGCCTCGCCGTGGGGGTGGCGATCGACGCGTTCGTGGTCAGGATGACGCTCATCCCGGCGGTGCTGGTGCTGTTCGGACGAGCGGCCTGGTGGATCCCCCGCGCCCTCGATCGCGTGCTCCCGAAGTTCGACATCGAGGGCGAAGGACTGCGGGCCGAGCTGGATGCGGCCGACTGGCCGGTGCGCGACGAGCCGTACGCGGTCGCCGCAGCCGGTGTGCGAGCCGGAGGGTCCGGTCCCCTGGACCTCATGGTGCTCCCGGGAGAGGTGAGCGTGGTGGGCGACCCGGAGCACACCGCCCTGGCGCTCGCGCTCACCGGACGCGGTCCGGTCGGCGCGGGCCGGCTCAAGGTCGCGGGGCTCCTCCTTCCGACGCGGCGCGGCTCCGCCCGCGCGGCGAGTGCGCTCGTGCTCGTCGACCGCACCGCCGACGCGGTCGCCGCCGTGCGCGACGCGCTCTCGGCGCATCCCGGACTGCTCGTCGTGGACGGCGCAGCGTCGGTCGTCGGTGCCGAGCGGGAGCGGCTGGCCGCGGCCCTCCGGGATGCCGCGGCCGACGGCGTCGCGGTCGTCCTGACCGACGGGGACACGGTGTCGATCACCGACCTGCGACCCGCTGCGGGCGATCCCGTCTCCGCCGGGATGGCCGCACCGCCGGCGACCTCCATCTGA
- a CDS encoding TetR/AcrR family transcriptional regulator: MPTTSTRAPRRDAAANREAILGAAAVALNEDIDASLESIAARAGLSRRAVYGHFATRDELLVEVFTRGARRLAALLDPVSHPDPLVEIALFGATLWAEVEHVRVSAALAVRGPHRAMVGTALDPARERLRATVRRGRESGHIRTDLDGETVTRLIENAAVSVLDEATRARLTPEEGHRLVMLAGVGAAGMGWREAGELIASTPELAFHPQHHDLPEGGTR, encoded by the coding sequence ATGCCCACCACCTCCACCCGTGCGCCGCGCCGTGACGCGGCCGCCAACCGCGAGGCGATCCTCGGGGCAGCGGCGGTCGCCCTGAACGAGGACATCGACGCCTCCCTCGAGAGCATCGCCGCGCGCGCCGGCCTCAGCCGCCGCGCCGTCTACGGTCACTTCGCGACGCGCGACGAGCTGCTCGTCGAGGTCTTCACCCGCGGCGCGCGGCGCCTCGCCGCCCTGCTGGACCCGGTGTCGCATCCCGACCCGCTGGTCGAGATCGCGCTCTTCGGGGCGACCCTCTGGGCCGAGGTCGAGCACGTGCGCGTCAGCGCCGCGCTCGCCGTCCGCGGACCGCACCGCGCGATGGTGGGCACCGCCCTCGACCCGGCGCGGGAGCGACTGCGGGCGACGGTCCGGCGCGGCCGGGAGTCCGGCCACATCCGCACCGATCTCGACGGCGAGACCGTGACGCGCCTGATCGAGAACGCCGCCGTCTCCGTGCTCGACGAGGCGACGCGCGCACGACTCACCCCCGAGGAAGGCCACCGCCTGGTGATGCTCGCCGGCGTCGGCGCCGCAGGGATGGGGTGGCGCGAGGCCGGCGAGCTGATCGCGTCCACTCCCGAACTCGCATTCCACCCCCAGCACCACGACCTCCCGGAAGGCGGCACACGATGA
- a CDS encoding HAD-IIA family hydrolase has translation MTRRDEIECWLTDMDGVLVHENQALPGASELIQQWRDQGTPFLVLTNNSIFTPRDLAARLRTSGLDVPEESIWTSALATADFLKSQMPGGSAYVIGEAGLTTALHEAGFIMTDTNPDYVVVGETRSYSFDAITKAIRLIGKGARFISTNPDATGPSAEGPLPATGAVTAMITKATGRDPYVVGKPNPMMFRSAMNRIGAHSENTAMIGDRMDTDVVAGIEAGLHTILVLTGISDPAEIERYPFRPDEVLRGVDELVVHDPLETEL, from the coding sequence GTGACGCGTCGCGACGAGATCGAGTGCTGGCTCACCGACATGGATGGCGTGCTCGTGCACGAGAACCAGGCGCTTCCGGGCGCCTCGGAGCTCATCCAGCAGTGGCGCGACCAGGGGACCCCGTTCCTGGTGCTGACCAACAACTCGATCTTCACGCCGCGCGACCTCGCGGCCCGGCTGCGCACCTCCGGGCTCGACGTGCCGGAGGAGTCGATCTGGACCTCCGCCCTGGCCACCGCCGACTTCCTCAAGTCGCAGATGCCCGGCGGCAGCGCGTACGTGATCGGCGAGGCGGGCCTGACGACCGCCCTGCACGAGGCCGGCTTCATCATGACCGACACCAACCCGGACTACGTGGTGGTGGGCGAGACCCGCAGCTACTCGTTCGACGCGATCACCAAGGCGATCCGGCTGATCGGCAAGGGCGCGCGGTTCATCTCCACGAACCCGGACGCCACGGGCCCGAGCGCCGAGGGACCGCTGCCCGCGACGGGCGCGGTCACCGCCATGATCACGAAGGCGACCGGCCGCGACCCCTACGTCGTCGGCAAGCCGAACCCGATGATGTTCCGGTCCGCGATGAACCGCATCGGCGCGCACTCCGAGAACACGGCGATGATCGGCGACCGCATGGACACCGACGTCGTCGCCGGGATCGAGGCCGGGCTGCACACCATCCTGGTGCTGACCGGCATCAGCGACCCGGCGGAGATCGAGCGCTACCCGTTCCGCCCGGACGAGGTGCTTCGCGGGGTGGACGAGCTGGTCGTCCACGACCCGCTCGAGACCGAGCTCTGA
- a CDS encoding metallophosphoesterase → MSETLRILHLSDTHLYGDGRLQYGVVDTLAALDRVLARAASLAEVDVVVVSGDLSDDGTAESYRKLAATLEPWAAQRGAALVYAMGNHDLPDGFEEVLGARETVTTVRGFRIVTVDTSVPGAGYGHVEEAQLDRLRTVLATPSERGTVVVLHHPPVAPSTVLFEPLRLVDPQPLLDVCSDGDVDVRLILAGHFHHGLATEAGPAGISVVVAPAVANTTDVLWPPPHERAVRGAGFAWVQLPEDGPVRAHFVTAPAPEDGETVYDLDAAAIQRIADDAGWKR, encoded by the coding sequence GTGAGCGAAACCCTGCGCATCCTGCACCTCTCCGACACGCATCTGTACGGCGACGGCCGGCTGCAGTACGGAGTCGTGGACACGCTCGCGGCGCTGGATCGCGTGCTCGCGCGCGCGGCCTCGCTCGCGGAGGTCGATGTCGTCGTCGTCTCCGGCGACCTGTCCGACGACGGGACCGCCGAGTCGTACCGGAAGCTCGCAGCCACCCTGGAACCGTGGGCGGCCCAGCGCGGCGCAGCGCTCGTCTACGCGATGGGCAACCACGACCTCCCCGACGGCTTCGAAGAGGTGCTCGGCGCGCGCGAGACCGTGACCACGGTCCGCGGCTTCCGCATCGTCACGGTCGACACGAGCGTGCCCGGCGCCGGATACGGGCACGTGGAGGAGGCGCAGCTCGACCGGCTGCGCACGGTTCTCGCCACGCCGTCCGAGCGCGGCACCGTCGTCGTGCTCCACCATCCGCCCGTCGCGCCCTCGACGGTGCTGTTCGAACCGCTGCGGTTGGTCGACCCGCAGCCGCTCCTCGACGTGTGCAGCGACGGGGATGTGGATGTGCGGCTCATCCTGGCCGGCCACTTCCACCACGGCCTTGCCACCGAGGCCGGGCCTGCGGGCATTTCCGTCGTCGTCGCCCCCGCGGTCGCCAACACGACCGACGTGCTGTGGCCTCCACCGCACGAGCGGGCCGTCCGCGGCGCCGGCTTCGCGTGGGTCCAGCTGCCGGAGGACGGGCCGGTCCGGGCGCACTTCGTGACGGCTCCTGCTCCCGAGGACGGAGAGACCGTGTACGACCTCGACGCGGCCGCCATCCAGCGAATCGCCGACGACGCCGGGTGGAAGCGGTGA
- a CDS encoding TrmH family RNA methyltransferase — protein sequence MDETPNPTHELTTYGVGPWPGEWPDDPRYDRELLRHGDTRNVIDRYRYWTMEAIVADLDEHRHPFHVAIENWQHDMNIGSIVRSANAFAADTVHIIGRRRWNKRGAMVTDRYQHVVHHDDVAGFVAWARGAGLPVIAIDNVPGSVRIETFALPFRCVLLFGQEGPGLSPEALEAADAVVEISQFGSTRSINASAAAAVAMHSWVRQHVPFA from the coding sequence GTGGATGAGACGCCGAACCCGACGCACGAGCTGACCACGTACGGCGTCGGCCCGTGGCCGGGCGAATGGCCCGACGACCCGCGGTACGACCGGGAGCTGCTCCGGCACGGCGACACCCGCAACGTGATCGACCGGTACCGGTACTGGACGATGGAGGCCATCGTCGCCGACCTGGATGAGCACCGCCACCCGTTCCATGTGGCCATCGAGAACTGGCAGCACGACATGAACATCGGGTCCATCGTCCGCAGCGCCAACGCCTTCGCGGCCGACACCGTCCACATCATCGGGCGCCGCCGCTGGAACAAGCGGGGCGCCATGGTCACCGACCGCTACCAGCACGTGGTGCACCACGACGATGTAGCGGGTTTCGTCGCCTGGGCCCGCGGCGCCGGACTGCCGGTCATCGCGATCGACAACGTGCCCGGGTCCGTCCGGATCGAGACGTTCGCCCTCCCGTTCCGCTGCGTCCTCCTGTTCGGGCAGGAGGGCCCAGGCCTGTCACCGGAGGCGCTGGAGGCGGCGGACGCGGTGGTCGAGATCTCGCAGTTCGGTTCGACGCGGTCGATCAACGCCTCTGCGGCGGCCGCCGTCGCCATGCACTCGTGGGTGCGCCAGCACGTGCCGTTCGCCTGA
- a CDS encoding adenylosuccinate synthase translates to MPAIVIIGAQWGDEGKGKATDVLGSRIDYVVKFNGGNNAGHTVVVGDEKYALHLLPSGILTEGVTPVIANGVVVDIEVLFEELDALIARGVDVSRLKVSSNAHVITSYHRTIDKVTERFLGKRQIGTTGRGIGPTYADKINRVGIRIQDLFDENILRQKVEGALDQKNHLLVKVYNRRAITVDEVVEQLLEHAERLRPMVVDSSLLLNTALEEGKYVLFEGGQATMLDVDHGTYPFVTSSNSTAGGAATGSGIGPNRIDRVIGIVKAYTTRVGAGPFPTELFDEWGEFLRERGFEFGTTTGRPRRTGWYDSPVARYTARVNGVTDFVLTKLDTLTGIERIPVAVAYDVDGVRHDEVPASQSDFHHAKPIYEEFPGWTEDISGARTFDDLPKNAQDYVLALEALSGARISAIGVGPERDQIIVRHDLID, encoded by the coding sequence GTGCCCGCGATCGTGATCATCGGCGCCCAGTGGGGCGACGAAGGCAAAGGCAAGGCGACCGACGTCCTGGGTAGCCGCATCGACTACGTCGTCAAGTTCAACGGCGGTAACAACGCCGGCCACACGGTCGTCGTCGGCGACGAGAAGTACGCCTTGCACCTGCTGCCGTCCGGCATCCTGACCGAGGGCGTCACGCCGGTCATCGCCAACGGCGTCGTCGTCGACATCGAGGTGCTCTTCGAAGAGCTGGATGCGCTCATCGCCCGCGGCGTGGACGTCTCCCGCCTCAAGGTCAGCTCCAACGCGCACGTGATCACGTCGTACCACCGCACCATTGACAAGGTGACCGAGCGCTTCCTCGGCAAGCGCCAGATCGGCACCACCGGCCGCGGCATCGGCCCGACCTACGCCGACAAGATCAACCGGGTCGGCATCCGTATCCAGGACCTCTTCGACGAGAACATCCTGCGCCAGAAGGTCGAGGGGGCCCTCGACCAGAAGAACCACCTCCTGGTGAAGGTCTACAACCGCCGCGCGATCACGGTCGACGAGGTCGTCGAGCAGCTGCTCGAGCACGCGGAGCGCCTGCGCCCGATGGTCGTCGACAGCTCGCTGCTGCTCAACACGGCCCTCGAGGAGGGCAAGTACGTGCTGTTCGAGGGCGGCCAGGCGACCATGCTGGATGTCGACCACGGCACGTACCCGTTCGTCACGTCCTCCAACTCGACCGCCGGCGGCGCGGCGACCGGCTCCGGCATCGGCCCGAACCGCATCGACCGCGTCATCGGAATCGTCAAGGCCTACACGACCCGCGTCGGCGCCGGTCCGTTCCCGACCGAGCTGTTCGACGAGTGGGGTGAGTTCCTCCGCGAGCGCGGCTTCGAGTTCGGCACGACCACCGGTCGCCCGCGGCGCACCGGCTGGTACGACTCACCGGTCGCCCGCTACACGGCGCGCGTGAACGGTGTGACCGACTTCGTCCTGACCAAGCTGGACACCCTCACCGGCATCGAGCGCATCCCGGTCGCCGTCGCGTACGACGTCGACGGTGTGCGCCACGACGAGGTGCCCGCGTCGCAGAGCGACTTCCACCACGCGAAGCCCATCTACGAGGAGTTCCCCGGCTGGACCGAGGACATCTCGGGCGCGCGCACCTTCGACGACCTCCCGAAGAACGCGCAGGACTACGTGCTCGCCCTGGAGGCGCTCTCCGGTGCGCGCATCTCGGCGATCGGCGTCGGTCCGGAGCGCGACCAGATCATCGTCCGCCACGACCTGATCGACTGA
- a CDS encoding YhgE/Pip domain-containing protein — protein MKIPQMIAAEFRRLTASPMSIVALIALMCVPVLYGGLYLWANQNPYANLDRIPAAIVVDDTGTTVDGATVNYGDDVADQLIQDGSFQWHRVEKSSAASGVDDSKYDFSITFPADFSSALASASGTDPHRAVVTLTTNDTNSYLASTIGTQAAEKIRTSIVKQVNEQAAKQFLIGLADIRSNLVSAVDGANKLADGSARAQSGASQLADGTAQLASGSQELAGKLGELASGAQQVSDGAAQVAAGNQQLAAKANQAATAASQIATDAPAAGQRLIQQLQASGADPAVIAQVQATLGQIDSTVQSGNSQIQGAVGQINQLSAGADQVAGGASQVAAGSQQAASGASQVASGASTAASGAAQLRDGLTTLHDGTTQLRDGLKDGVDRIPDNSPSLQKKQASTIADPVNLKNDSITSAGTYGAGLAPFFVALAAWIGIYALFLIVKPVSRRAITALHSPVKITLAGWLTPGLLGAVQMIGLFAIVSGALGFRIDNPLGMYGLMGLASITFAAIILALNVWLGSVGQFLGLVLMVLQLVTAGGTFPWQTLPGPLAALHHALPMSYAVDGIRQVMYGGSAATAWADAGVLALWMLIALLVAAIGVTRMTHFRTLRDLRPSLIG, from the coding sequence ATGAAGATCCCGCAGATGATCGCGGCGGAGTTCCGCCGCCTCACCGCCAGCCCGATGTCCATCGTGGCGCTCATCGCACTGATGTGCGTCCCGGTGCTGTACGGCGGCCTGTACCTGTGGGCGAATCAGAACCCGTACGCGAATCTCGACCGCATCCCCGCGGCCATCGTGGTGGACGACACCGGGACGACCGTGGACGGCGCGACCGTCAATTACGGCGACGACGTCGCCGATCAGCTCATCCAGGACGGCTCGTTCCAGTGGCACCGGGTGGAGAAGAGCTCTGCTGCGAGCGGCGTGGACGACTCCAAGTACGACTTCAGCATCACCTTCCCCGCCGACTTCTCGTCGGCCCTGGCGTCCGCCTCCGGCACCGACCCGCACCGCGCGGTCGTCACGCTGACCACCAACGACACCAACAGCTACCTCGCCTCGACCATCGGCACGCAGGCGGCGGAGAAGATCCGCACCTCCATCGTCAAGCAGGTGAACGAGCAGGCGGCGAAGCAGTTCCTGATCGGGCTGGCCGACATACGCTCGAACCTCGTGTCCGCGGTGGATGGTGCGAACAAACTGGCGGACGGCAGCGCGAGGGCCCAGTCGGGAGCCTCGCAGCTCGCGGACGGCACAGCGCAGCTCGCGTCCGGATCGCAGGAGCTCGCCGGCAAGCTGGGCGAACTCGCATCCGGCGCCCAGCAGGTCAGCGACGGCGCGGCGCAGGTCGCGGCGGGCAACCAGCAGCTGGCCGCGAAGGCGAACCAGGCCGCGACGGCCGCCTCGCAGATCGCGACGGACGCACCCGCCGCCGGGCAGCGGCTCATCCAGCAGCTGCAGGCCAGCGGGGCCGACCCCGCCGTGATCGCGCAGGTGCAGGCCACGCTGGGTCAGATCGACTCGACCGTGCAGTCCGGCAACTCGCAGATCCAGGGCGCGGTCGGGCAGATCAACCAGCTGTCCGCGGGCGCGGACCAGGTCGCGGGCGGCGCATCCCAGGTCGCAGCGGGCTCCCAGCAGGCGGCCTCGGGCGCCTCGCAGGTCGCCTCCGGCGCCTCCACTGCGGCCTCGGGCGCCGCCCAGCTGCGCGACGGGCTCACCACACTGCACGACGGCACGACCCAGTTGCGCGACGGCCTCAAGGACGGCGTCGACCGCATCCCGGACAACTCCCCCAGCCTGCAGAAGAAGCAGGCCTCGACCATCGCCGACCCGGTGAACCTCAAGAACGACTCCATCACGTCCGCAGGGACCTACGGCGCCGGGCTCGCCCCGTTCTTCGTGGCGCTCGCGGCGTGGATCGGCATCTACGCCCTCTTCCTCATCGTCAAGCCGGTCTCCCGCCGCGCCATCACGGCGCTGCACTCGCCGGTGAAGATCACGCTGGCCGGGTGGCTGACGCCGGGCCTTCTCGGCGCCGTGCAGATGATCGGGCTGTTCGCGATCGTCTCCGGGGCGCTCGGCTTCCGGATCGACAATCCGCTCGGGATGTACGGCCTGATGGGGCTCGCCTCGATCACCTTCGCGGCCATCATCCTCGCGCTGAACGTCTGGCTGGGCAGCGTCGGGCAGTTCCTCGGGCTCGTGCTCATGGTGCTTCAGCTGGTCACTGCGGGAGGCACATTCCCGTGGCAGACGCTCCCGGGCCCGCTCGCCGCACTGCACCACGCGCTGCCGATGTCGTACGCGGTGGACGGCATCCGCCAGGTCATGTACGGCGGAAGCGCGGCGACGGCCTGGGCGGACGCCGGCGTGCTGGCCCTGTGGATGCTGATCGCGCTGCTCGTCGCGGCGATCGGCGTGACGAGGATGACCCACTTCCGCACGCTGCGCGACCTGCGGCCGTCGCTGATCGGCTAG
- a CDS encoding DUF3052 domain-containing protein: MEAVTPDASASGAAPGGAAGYSGTPLWKKLGLKPGMRATVLHADAGWRIPLEDGPEVTWTDDGARGLILAFYRTAAVFLAELDQLGEPIRPDGMLWAAWPRKAAGHVSDLDENLIRDAALARGLVDVKVAALDTDWSALKLVWRRENR; encoded by the coding sequence GTGGAAGCGGTGACGCCCGACGCCTCCGCAAGCGGCGCGGCCCCGGGCGGGGCGGCCGGCTACTCGGGCACACCGCTCTGGAAGAAGCTCGGGCTGAAGCCGGGGATGCGCGCGACCGTCCTGCACGCGGACGCGGGCTGGCGCATCCCGCTGGAGGACGGCCCCGAGGTCACGTGGACCGACGACGGCGCGCGGGGACTCATCCTCGCCTTCTACCGGACCGCCGCCGTGTTCCTCGCCGAGCTCGACCAACTGGGCGAGCCGATCCGCCCCGACGGGATGCTCTGGGCGGCCTGGCCACGCAAAGCCGCCGGGCACGTCAGCGATCTGGACGAGAACCTCATCCGCGACGCCGCCCTCGCGCGGGGGCTGGTCGACGTGAAGGTCGCCGCCCTCGACACCGACTGGTCGGCACTGAAGCTGGTCTGGCGCCGCGAGAACCGCTGA